Proteins encoded by one window of Pseudomonas coleopterorum:
- a CDS encoding asparaginase, with protein sequence MALPKLSVGALGGTISMQAQPTGAGVQPSLSGQGMVDLLPQLTSLAEVQVHTLNLLPSASLSFQALLDALDWARGCIAAGSVGVVISQGTDTLEEAAFFLDLLWDLDEPLVLTGAMRAASHCGADGPANLLAAGQVALAERSRGRGVLVVINDQVHAASRVRKVAALAMDAFASSPFGPVGLMVENQVHYAAPPPARHCLPYPTRTDHSVLLLEAALDADTLLLDRVVDVGYQGLVIAGFGAGHVSQRWATCLQAIAQHLPVIVATRTGQGPTANGSYGFVGGEIDLQAKGAVMGSFLCPRKCRILLWTLLGSGQQGALQAYLAHVGD encoded by the coding sequence ATGGCTCTACCCAAACTGTCCGTAGGTGCCCTGGGCGGCACCATCAGCATGCAGGCCCAGCCCACTGGTGCAGGTGTTCAGCCCAGCCTGAGCGGGCAGGGCATGGTGGATCTGCTGCCGCAACTCACGTCTCTGGCCGAGGTTCAGGTGCACACGCTGAACCTGTTGCCCAGCGCCTCCCTGAGCTTCCAGGCGTTGCTCGATGCCCTGGATTGGGCACGCGGCTGCATCGCCGCCGGTTCGGTGGGCGTGGTCATCAGCCAGGGTACCGACACCTTGGAGGAGGCCGCATTCTTTCTCGACCTGCTCTGGGATCTGGACGAACCCCTGGTCCTGACCGGCGCCATGCGCGCGGCATCCCATTGCGGTGCCGACGGCCCGGCCAACCTCCTCGCCGCAGGGCAAGTGGCGCTGGCTGAACGCAGTCGTGGTCGTGGCGTGCTGGTGGTGATCAACGATCAGGTGCACGCCGCATCGCGAGTACGCAAGGTCGCCGCCTTGGCAATGGATGCCTTCGCCTCGTCGCCCTTCGGCCCGGTTGGACTGATGGTCGAAAACCAGGTGCATTACGCCGCTCCACCCCCGGCTCGCCACTGTCTGCCGTATCCCACTCGAACCGATCACAGCGTGTTGCTTCTGGAAGCAGCGTTGGATGCAGACACCCTCTTGCTCGACAGGGTCGTCGACGTCGGGTATCAAGGCCTGGTCATTGCCGGCTTTGGCGCTGGTCATGTTTCGCAGCGCTGGGCCACCTGCTTGCAGGCCATTGCCCAGCACCTGCCGGTGATAGTCGCTACTCGCACCGGCCAGGGTCCCACCGCCAACGGCAGCTACGGCTTCGTCGGCGGCGAAATCGATCTGCAAGCCAAGGGTGCGGTCATGGGCAGCTTTCTCTGCCCACGCAAGTGCAGGATCCTGCTTTGGACCCTGCTCGGCAGCGGCCAGCAGGGCGCCCTGCAAGCCTACCTGGCTCACGTGGGCGACTAG
- the ampC gene encoding class C beta-lactamase — MRRSRTAMAIGCLLACTTAWMSTNVHAAPPAIETLVKARAESLMNQYNITGMAIAITDGRQQMFFNYGLASRATRAPVTEDTLFELGSISKTFTAALAAYAQANGKLSLSDHTGQYLPALRGTPLDQVTLADLGTHSAGGFPLQLPDDIQNDAQLMTYFRDWRPSYAPGTQRSYANPSIGLLGLIAAKSMDVSFAHAVHDTLLPGLGLAHTYLDVPADQLPLYAQGYDKQDQPVRLNPAVLADEAYGFKSSARDMLHYLQAQMGTVTVPAKLREALKATQQGYFRVGGMTQGLIWEQYGYPVALDTLVQGNSNAVTLTTQPTSPLQPLDEVWINKTGATNGFGGYVAFVPSKKIGVVVLANKNYPNEARVRLAHELVQALDK, encoded by the coding sequence ATGCGCAGATCACGCACAGCCATGGCCATTGGATGCCTGCTGGCATGTACTACAGCCTGGATGAGCACAAACGTTCACGCTGCGCCGCCAGCGATCGAAACCCTGGTGAAGGCTCGGGCTGAATCGCTGATGAACCAGTACAACATCACGGGTATGGCGATCGCGATCACCGACGGGCGTCAGCAGATGTTCTTCAACTATGGACTGGCTTCGCGCGCGACACGGGCGCCTGTAACCGAGGACACTCTGTTCGAGCTGGGCTCGATCAGCAAGACCTTCACTGCCGCCTTGGCCGCCTATGCACAGGCCAATGGCAAGCTGTCATTGAGCGATCATACTGGCCAGTATCTGCCAGCGTTGCGCGGCACACCGCTGGATCAGGTGACGCTGGCTGATCTGGGCACTCACAGCGCTGGCGGATTCCCGTTGCAACTGCCGGACGACATCCAGAACGATGCGCAACTAATGACTTACTTCCGCGACTGGCGCCCCAGCTATGCACCAGGTACTCAGCGCAGCTATGCGAACCCCAGCATCGGCCTGCTCGGACTGATCGCTGCCAAAAGCATGGATGTTTCCTTCGCTCATGCTGTGCACGACACACTGCTTCCGGGCCTGGGCCTCGCCCATACCTATCTGGATGTACCCGCCGACCAGTTGCCGTTGTATGCGCAGGGTTACGACAAGCAAGATCAGCCCGTACGGCTGAATCCTGCGGTACTGGCCGATGAGGCCTATGGTTTCAAGTCCAGTGCACGAGACATGCTTCACTACCTGCAGGCACAGATGGGTACGGTGACGGTTCCGGCGAAACTTCGTGAAGCGCTGAAGGCTACGCAGCAGGGCTACTTCAGGGTAGGCGGCATGACGCAGGGACTGATCTGGGAACAATACGGCTATCCAGTCGCGCTTGACACCCTGGTGCAAGGCAACTCCAACGCAGTAACCTTGACCACCCAGCCTACAAGTCCGCTGCAGCCGCTGGACGAGGTATGGATCAACAAGACGGGAGCCACCAACGGGTTTGGCGGGTATGTGGCGTTCGTACCGTCGAAGAAAATCGGCGTGGTTGTGCTGGCCAACAAGAATTACCCGAACGAAGCACGAGTCAGGCTCGCTCACGAGCTGGTGCAGGCGCTGGATAAGTAA
- a CDS encoding flavin monoamine oxidase family protein produces the protein MTIGSSHNHPADLAATLQASASVPWAARFPNPPDLCFDYRRLLEQTGGIARGGNAQHRICIIGAGVAGLVAARELLRCGFERITLIEQSRRLGGRHLTVHPDGPQSPASSTPFEMGAMRMPFFNRTGEAPAQGRSLMAYYSGLYDLKTSDFPNPGTPFVRSTGIYLREGQLMGEGEPRLLVWNNLDGNTPPPTAVLQAVYQKWKLFAERMATQVAAVFGSQAWPALWSAIVTRYQHVPFRELVRSAAITAWDPGNPGDFGGLGMSADESSIFYAIGIGDGSWGAFYDVCCLYPLRTAIFGFSSHLQLVHGRVDGQGNPLPAPFQAEQAVTDSKGVAFATPRYLGLAALDECLMFMPLEEGARSPYERLRQQPAGLITDSPVNRLTRLADGSIEVGYRWHQSDALASRQITEQFDSVIVTVPSWILETRIQVDGFTPAMLPQTTINAYKTAHWETSCKVYAPLKKTFLSAHRDIPQILVTDSFVHDVYAYRYNDNYAYDCILLSYTWEDDATKLAAFSDAELVDKCIRELDRILLRCSNVGSRISPFIDTGKACVQRWVTDRNALGCAKLYRAGAYQDAVGLMSYNREYSARSGLYLAGESFSVDAGWTEPAMRGAVDAVINLCANQGAAFNGGFDLSHYPRYGTES, from the coding sequence ATGACCATTGGCTCATCCCACAACCATCCCGCCGACCTCGCGGCCACCTTGCAAGCCTCCGCCAGCGTGCCCTGGGCGGCCCGCTTCCCCAACCCTCCGGATCTGTGTTTCGACTACCGTCGTCTGCTCGAGCAAACCGGCGGCATTGCTCGCGGCGGTAACGCACAACACCGCATCTGCATCATCGGCGCGGGTGTCGCAGGCTTGGTGGCAGCCCGCGAACTGCTGCGCTGCGGCTTCGAACGCATCACCTTGATCGAGCAGTCGCGCCGCCTTGGCGGACGTCATCTGACCGTGCACCCGGACGGTCCGCAATCCCCAGCGTCCTCCACGCCTTTCGAAATGGGCGCCATGCGCATGCCCTTTTTCAATCGCACGGGCGAGGCACCTGCGCAGGGCCGCTCATTGATGGCGTACTACTCAGGGCTATACGACCTCAAAACCTCGGACTTCCCGAATCCCGGCACGCCCTTCGTGCGCTCCACTGGTATTTATCTGCGCGAAGGCCAACTGATGGGGGAGGGCGAACCTCGGTTGCTGGTCTGGAATAACCTCGACGGCAATACACCCCCGCCCACCGCCGTGTTGCAGGCCGTCTACCAGAAATGGAAGCTGTTCGCCGAGCGGATGGCAACGCAGGTCGCCGCCGTGTTTGGCAGCCAAGCATGGCCGGCCCTGTGGTCTGCCATCGTCACGCGCTACCAGCATGTGCCATTCCGCGAGCTGGTTCGCTCTGCCGCCATCACCGCCTGGGATCCCGGCAACCCCGGAGACTTCGGCGGGCTGGGCATGTCGGCCGACGAGTCTTCGATTTTCTACGCCATCGGCATCGGCGACGGCAGTTGGGGCGCCTTCTACGACGTCTGCTGCCTGTACCCGTTACGCACCGCGATCTTCGGCTTCAGCAGTCACCTGCAACTGGTGCATGGCCGCGTCGATGGCCAAGGCAACCCGCTACCAGCTCCTTTCCAAGCCGAGCAAGCCGTGACCGACTCCAAGGGCGTGGCGTTCGCCACACCGCGCTACCTGGGTCTGGCCGCGCTGGATGAGTGCCTGATGTTCATGCCCCTGGAAGAGGGCGCTCGCTCGCCTTACGAGCGATTGCGCCAGCAGCCTGCCGGCCTGATCACCGACAGCCCCGTGAATCGCCTCACCCGACTGGCCGATGGCAGCATCGAAGTGGGCTACCGCTGGCATCAAAGCGACGCACTGGCCAGCCGGCAAATCACGGAGCAGTTCGACTCGGTCATCGTCACGGTGCCCTCCTGGATCCTCGAAACACGAATCCAGGTGGACGGCTTCACCCCAGCCATGCTCCCCCAGACCACCATCAATGCCTACAAGACCGCGCACTGGGAAACCAGCTGCAAAGTCTACGCCCCGCTGAAGAAAACCTTTCTGTCGGCCCATCGTGACATTCCGCAGATCCTCGTCACCGACAGTTTCGTGCACGACGTCTATGCCTATCGCTACAACGACAACTATGCCTACGACTGCATCCTGCTCAGCTACACCTGGGAGGACGATGCGACCAAGCTGGCGGCCTTCAGCGATGCCGAACTGGTCGACAAGTGCATTCGCGAGCTGGACCGCATCCTGCTGCGCTGCAGCAATGTCGGTTCGCGCATTTCCCCGTTCATCGACACCGGCAAGGCGTGCGTGCAGCGTTGGGTCACGGACCGCAATGCCCTGGGTTGCGCCAAGCTCTACCGCGCTGGCGCCTACCAGGATGCGGTTGGCCTGATGAGTTACAACCGCGAGTACAGCGCGCGATCCGGGCTGTACCTGGCAGGTGAGTCCTTTTCGGTCGACGCCGGCTGGACCGAGCCGGCCATGCGCGGCGCCGTAGACGCGGTAATTAACCTCTGCGCCAATCAAGGTGCCGCGTTCAACGGCGGATTCGATCTGTCCCATTACCCTCGGTATGGCACTGAGTCCTGA
- a CDS encoding c-type cytochrome, with the protein MKSITYVLLALLAPLYVHAAGDTAAGQATFEKNCGGCHKVGRGAQAAFGPQLNGVIGRTAGTTGDYSYSAEMKNSGIVWTPEKIAAFVEAPGDVVPGTKMRLWWFGNDQKMADLLEYLKSNP; encoded by the coding sequence ATGAAATCAATAACCTACGTGCTACTGGCACTGCTGGCTCCGTTGTACGTCCACGCCGCAGGCGACACTGCAGCCGGCCAGGCCACATTCGAAAAGAACTGCGGTGGCTGCCACAAGGTTGGCCGAGGAGCCCAGGCCGCCTTCGGCCCGCAACTCAACGGAGTGATCGGTCGTACGGCAGGCACCACCGGTGACTACAGCTATTCAGCCGAAATGAAAAACTCGGGCATCGTCTGGACTCCCGAGAAGATCGCAGCCTTCGTCGAAGCACCTGGAGATGTGGTGCCCGGCACCAAGATGCGCCTGTGGTGGTTTGGCAATGACCAGAAAATGGCCGACCTGCTGGAGTACCTCAAGAGTAATCCGTAG
- a CDS encoding nitrilase family protein — protein sequence MSSASPISPVRVAVVQFDPQCGLDHRTFNLSHSLHLAQRAVAEGAQLIVLPELANTGYAFRNREEAFALAETVPEGPSAQAWIEFAREHSVYLAAGLAERDGYKLYDCAVLVGPDGFIGKYRKAHLWNLEKLWFSPGDLGFPVFETPIGRIGLMICWDVWFPEVPRLLSLQGADIICSLNNWVWTPPPLFDETGKCMASYLTITAAHVNNTFIAAANRIGTDRGDRFLGCSLIAGTNGWPLSQVAGAEEETVLFADIDLVSARSAPIWNSLNDLPRDRRVDLYGSMLGYDRHAALPR from the coding sequence ATGTCCTCTGCCTCTCCCATCAGCCCCGTTCGGGTCGCTGTCGTTCAGTTCGATCCGCAATGCGGTCTCGACCACCGCACGTTCAACCTCTCCCATAGCCTGCATCTGGCTCAGCGCGCCGTGGCCGAAGGTGCCCAGTTGATCGTGCTCCCCGAATTGGCCAACACCGGCTACGCCTTCCGCAACCGCGAAGAAGCGTTCGCGTTGGCCGAGACAGTGCCTGAAGGACCCAGTGCTCAGGCCTGGATCGAGTTTGCGCGCGAACACTCGGTCTACCTTGCCGCCGGGCTGGCAGAGCGTGACGGTTACAAGCTCTACGACTGCGCCGTGCTGGTCGGCCCTGATGGTTTCATCGGCAAGTACCGCAAGGCGCATCTGTGGAACCTGGAAAAGCTCTGGTTCAGTCCCGGTGACCTCGGCTTCCCCGTATTCGAGACGCCCATCGGGCGCATCGGCCTGATGATCTGCTGGGACGTCTGGTTCCCGGAAGTACCCCGCCTGCTCAGCCTGCAAGGCGCGGATATCATCTGCAGCCTGAACAATTGGGTCTGGACGCCACCGCCGCTGTTCGACGAAACCGGCAAATGCATGGCCTCTTACCTGACCATCACCGCCGCCCACGTCAACAACACCTTCATCGCCGCCGCCAACCGCATCGGCACCGACCGCGGCGATCGTTTCCTGGGCTGTTCCTTGATTGCCGGAACCAACGGCTGGCCGCTCAGCCAGGTGGCCGGTGCCGAAGAGGAAACCGTCCTGTTCGCCGACATCGACCTGGTCTCGGCACGCAGCGCACCGATCTGGAACAGCCTCAACGACCTGCCACGCGACCGTCGGGTCGACCTGTACGGCTCGATGCTGGGCTACGACCGCCATGCCGCGCTGCCGCGCTGA
- a CDS encoding UPF0149 family protein has protein sequence MAYNISNDALTDEQLDYVEEVLGQYASETSVGSISELDGFFAAIVSGPQAIAFDDWYAALWGGPDQLPVFKDDKQFQKFFDLLIQHMNQLAMLLEEDFENFAPIFNLFDDEEVVSVEDWCYGYERGVVVGGSWLDMPDQEQDLLALITLHTQGVDLLKRDGSGEELDAEEAMEMIQMAAIRLHQYWFERRPSNTPVIAETKAGRNDPCPCGSGKKFKQCCLH, from the coding sequence ATGGCCTACAACATCAGCAACGACGCGCTGACCGACGAACAACTGGATTACGTGGAAGAGGTGCTGGGGCAATACGCCAGCGAAACATCGGTCGGCAGCATTTCCGAGCTCGACGGTTTCTTTGCGGCCATCGTTTCAGGTCCACAGGCGATCGCCTTCGACGACTGGTACGCAGCGCTCTGGGGTGGTCCCGACCAACTGCCGGTCTTCAAGGACGACAAGCAGTTCCAGAAATTCTTCGACCTGCTCATTCAGCACATGAACCAACTGGCCATGCTGCTGGAGGAAGACTTCGAAAACTTCGCGCCGATCTTCAATCTGTTCGACGACGAGGAAGTCGTCAGCGTCGAGGACTGGTGCTACGGCTACGAGCGCGGTGTCGTGGTGGGCGGCAGCTGGCTCGATATGCCCGACCAGGAACAAGACCTGCTCGCGCTGATCACCTTGCACACACAGGGCGTCGACTTGCTCAAACGCGACGGTTCGGGCGAAGAGCTGGATGCCGAAGAAGCCATGGAAATGATCCAGATGGCCGCGATCCGTCTGCACCAGTACTGGTTCGAGCGGCGCCCGAGCAACACCCCGGTCATCGCCGAAACCAAAGCCGGGCGCAACGATCCCTGCCCGTGCGGCAGTGGCAAGAAATTCAAGCAGTGCTGCCTGCATTGA
- a CDS encoding iron-containing redox enzyme family protein, which translates to MSGYFEEITKLATSVHQHGALNNAFYERWLAAPLSFDELALFAKNYLVRTSQTSTMLALSLVHTDNLCARVEIAKNLYSEYGYGQPQKAHIHLLENFLTDLLSRVAVAYTPVTKLSDDLILPSTRQFVAEQQALYTRTPEERGCQRALGALLAQEWLTFSTLTRLYEGVRHYQHLYASNDEFHEHCEYFYVHIGNAEKEHKIQAIHTATLECHDDDEFAALADGFYDFMTLTEQYWNGIAHAMGHRPSQEQAPSRLSI; encoded by the coding sequence ATGTCCGGTTATTTTGAAGAGATCACCAAGCTCGCTACCTCTGTACATCAGCACGGCGCTTTGAATAACGCCTTTTATGAACGCTGGCTGGCCGCCCCGCTGTCTTTTGATGAACTGGCGCTGTTTGCGAAGAATTATTTGGTAAGAACTTCGCAGACTTCGACAATGCTCGCATTGTCGCTGGTGCACACCGACAACCTCTGCGCCCGCGTCGAGATTGCCAAGAATTTGTACTCCGAATACGGCTACGGCCAACCGCAAAAAGCCCACATTCATTTGCTGGAGAATTTCCTGACGGATCTCCTCAGCAGAGTGGCGGTTGCTTACACGCCAGTGACAAAGCTGAGCGATGATCTGATCCTGCCAAGCACTCGGCAGTTCGTGGCTGAGCAGCAAGCCCTGTACACCCGCACGCCTGAGGAAAGAGGCTGTCAGCGCGCACTGGGCGCACTGTTGGCCCAGGAATGGCTGACATTTTCCACGCTCACCCGCCTGTATGAGGGCGTGCGGCACTACCAGCATCTCTACGCCTCCAATGACGAATTCCACGAGCACTGCGAGTACTTCTACGTCCATATCGGCAATGCCGAGAAGGAGCACAAGATACAGGCGATTCACACGGCCACTCTCGAGTGTCACGACGATGATGAGTTCGCAGCGCTGGCAGACGGTTTCTATGATTTCATGACACTAACGGAGCAGTACTGGAACGGCATCGCCCATGCCATGGGGCATCGCCCCAGCCAAGAGCAAGCACCGTCCAGACTCAGTATCTGA
- a CDS encoding 2-hydroxyacid dehydrogenase produces MKIVMVGEAATHRDALSAALDFPAQFIALPREAHESDAWDDQIEGADVLVSMRFQRSGPTPAFRLLHVPGAGLDGIDFTALPAGATVCNVFEHEIPMAEYALACMLEHQVELAALRARFSTEQWTHAYLKRQPRGELFGKTVVIVGFGRIGHAVASRAQAFGLHVIAISARAEGGRVDGPMDEAYTPAELDQVLPHADFVILTCPLDERTRGSFAAAQFAAMRPDAVLINIARAAVVDEDALYHALRDHLIAKAYLDVWYRYPSGDTDPVAPAHHRFEDLSNAYCTPHASGWTRGLFERRYAFIAANINRLHQGQPLQNVVTNPRPV; encoded by the coding sequence ATGAAAATCGTGATGGTAGGGGAGGCCGCAACACATCGCGACGCGCTCTCCGCAGCCCTTGATTTCCCGGCACAATTCATCGCGCTGCCCCGCGAGGCCCACGAATCTGACGCCTGGGACGATCAGATCGAAGGTGCCGACGTGCTGGTCTCGATGCGTTTCCAGCGCAGTGGTCCGACTCCGGCCTTTCGTTTGCTGCACGTGCCCGGTGCCGGGCTGGATGGCATCGATTTCACCGCGCTGCCCGCCGGCGCAACCGTCTGCAATGTGTTCGAGCATGAAATTCCCATGGCCGAATACGCCTTGGCCTGCATGCTCGAACACCAGGTCGAACTGGCGGCCCTGCGAGCTCGCTTCAGTACCGAGCAATGGACGCACGCCTACCTGAAGCGCCAACCGCGCGGCGAGCTGTTCGGCAAGACCGTGGTCATCGTCGGCTTTGGCCGCATCGGCCACGCCGTTGCCAGCCGAGCCCAGGCATTCGGCCTGCACGTCATCGCCATTTCCGCACGCGCCGAAGGTGGACGAGTGGACGGCCCCATGGATGAAGCGTACACACCCGCCGAACTTGACCAAGTGCTGCCCCATGCCGATTTCGTCATCCTGACCTGCCCGTTGGACGAACGTACCCGCGGTTCCTTCGCGGCCGCCCAATTCGCTGCGATGCGCCCTGATGCCGTGCTGATCAACATCGCACGCGCCGCCGTGGTCGATGAGGATGCGTTGTACCACGCCCTGCGCGACCACCTCATCGCCAAGGCCTACCTGGATGTCTGGTACCGCTACCCCAGCGGCGATACCGACCCGGTCGCACCCGCTCACCATCGATTCGAAGACCTGTCCAATGCCTACTGCACGCCCCACGCCTCCGGCTGGACCCGGGGCCTCTTCGAACGCCGCTACGCCTTCATCGCCGCCAACATCAACCGCCTGCACCAAGGCCAGCCCCTCCAGAACGTCGTTACAAACCCCCGTCCCGTCTAA
- a CDS encoding sensor histidine kinase, with the protein MTHSPAPSPIDESERLAALEHLSVLDSPPEPGFDDIVQLATQLCATPIGLVSLVDRERQWFKACVGLDVSQTHRDLAFCAHAILAPDAVMIVPDTHLDPRFKESPLVLGPPYIRFYAGAPIITRQGSALGTVCVIDTVPRTLEVSQCNALQALARQTAAQLELRLLNEEREKQTLALSRQLDNVLGEQQQTLSTLRHAQRISSLGQLTAGIAHDFNNLLQAVSASLQMTRIKARKPVEVERLTEIGLQAVRQGAQLIHHLLAFARREEPSVHAVKLDERIEHNSDLFGRALGATTQVLLDLQAPAQAVMCDAHQLDAALLNLLVNARDALRGAGQIRVATCLRAVRGDAQLTDGDYLCLSVADDGPGIPEDVLAQVFEPFYTTKGSGQGTGLGLSQVYGFALSADGIARIESRAGEGTTVTLWLRRTETV; encoded by the coding sequence ATGACTCACAGCCCGGCCCCATCGCCTATCGACGAGTCCGAACGTCTGGCTGCGCTCGAGCATCTGAGTGTGCTGGACAGTCCTCCGGAGCCTGGTTTCGACGATATCGTCCAATTGGCAACGCAGCTGTGCGCAACGCCCATTGGCCTGGTGTCGCTGGTGGACCGCGAACGTCAGTGGTTCAAGGCCTGTGTAGGGCTCGACGTTTCCCAGACCCACCGCGACCTGGCGTTCTGCGCCCATGCCATTCTGGCGCCCGATGCCGTGATGATAGTGCCGGACACCCATCTCGACCCGCGCTTCAAGGAGAGCCCGCTCGTCTTGGGCCCGCCCTACATTCGTTTCTATGCTGGCGCGCCGATCATCACGCGCCAGGGCTCGGCACTGGGCACCGTCTGCGTCATCGACACCGTGCCGCGTACGCTGGAGGTGTCGCAGTGCAATGCCCTGCAGGCCTTGGCAAGGCAGACCGCAGCACAACTGGAGCTGCGCCTGCTCAATGAAGAGCGCGAGAAACAAACCCTTGCCCTGTCCCGTCAGTTGGACAATGTGCTGGGTGAGCAGCAGCAAACCCTGTCGACCTTGCGACATGCCCAACGCATATCCTCGTTGGGTCAGCTCACCGCCGGCATCGCCCACGACTTCAACAATCTGCTGCAAGCGGTCAGTGCCAGCCTGCAAATGACCCGTATCAAGGCACGCAAGCCCGTGGAAGTCGAGCGCCTCACCGAGATCGGTTTGCAGGCCGTGCGGCAGGGCGCCCAACTGATCCACCACCTGCTCGCTTTTGCCCGTCGCGAAGAGCCCAGCGTGCACGCGGTGAAGCTCGACGAGCGGATCGAGCACAACAGCGACCTGTTCGGCCGCGCGCTGGGCGCCACTACCCAGGTGCTGCTGGATCTGCAGGCGCCCGCCCAGGCAGTGATGTGCGACGCCCATCAACTGGACGCTGCCTTGCTCAACCTGCTGGTGAATGCCCGCGATGCCCTGCGCGGTGCCGGACAGATTCGAGTTGCAACCTGTCTGCGAGCGGTCCGCGGCGACGCGCAGCTGACCGATGGTGACTACCTTTGCCTGAGCGTTGCCGACGACGGACCAGGCATCCCTGAAGACGTACTGGCTCAGGTTTTCGAACCCTTCTATACCACCAAGGGCTCAGGGCAGGGCACGGGGCTGGGTTTGTCGCAGGTATACGGCTTTGCCTTGAGTGCCGATGGCATCGCGCGGATTGAAAGTCGAGCGGGCGAGGGCACTACAGTTACCCTCTGGCTGCGTCGCACGGAAACGGTATAG